Genomic segment of Mycobacteriales bacterium:
GACCGCGAGCGGGGCCGACCACGCGGGCCGAGGCGTCAACGCGTGCAGGCGGGTGCGAGCCAGCGCGTCCAGCCGTCGGCCCAGCGTCATCGCCGCCTTCTCGTCGTCGGTCACGGCGTCCCACCTCCTTCGTCTGCGTGCGGTTCTGCTCTCCGGTTCCTGTCAGGGACACATCGCGGGGTGTTCAGTCACCCAACTGCGCGCCCACCTCGGCCACCCAGCGCTGTCGCTGCGCGTGGTCGAGCTCCAGTAGTTCCTGGAGGGTCCAGTGGACGTGCCGTCCCAGGAAGGCCACCTCGTGGTGAACCCGGTCCACGGGGTAGCCAGTTATCCCCCCAGTGGTGGCACCTCCACGGTGTGCTCGGATTCGCAGTGCGGGCAGGTCACCGCGAGCACAGTCGGAGACAGGCCGTTGATCCGGTTGTAGACGTCCTGCAGGTACGCGAGGTCCTCGGAGAACAGGCCCTCGATGACGCCCGCATGGACCTCGGGCAGGCCGCCGAGCTTGGTGACCACCCGCTCGAGCAGCAGGACGACGAGGTAGGCGGGCCAGGTGCGCACGCGAGGGTCTTTCAGCGGGTAGATCTCGTCCGCAGCCGTGGCGAGGCGC
This window contains:
- a CDS encoding DUF6760 family protein, giving the protein MDRVHHEVAFLGRHVHWTLQELLELDHAQRQRWVAEVGAQLGD